From Pontibacter actiniarum, a single genomic window includes:
- the pckA gene encoding phosphoenolpyruvate carboxykinase (ATP) — protein sequence MKESGDKSNAVGLESIGIKEAKEVLWNLSPAELVEEAIKNKEGVLTSTGALMCDTGKFTGRSPKDRFIVKDAKTEDSVWWGDINIAFDPEKFDKLHDKMVDFLKDKKLYVRDAYAGAHPEYRLNLRIVNTQAWQNLFCNNMFLRLSQEELKDHNPEFTIICAPEFEADPAVDGTRQSNFAIINFTKNMILIGGTGYAGEMKKGIFGVLNYILPHEKNTLSMHCSANVGKDGDTAIFFGLSGTGKTTLSADPNRGLIGDDEHGWTEDSVFNFEGGCYAKVIDLTREKEPQIWDAIRFGSIVENTRFKEGSREVDYSNNSVTENTRTAYPINHIDNAVEPSRADIPQNIFFLTADAFGVLPPISRLNTSQAMYHFISGYTAKVAGTEVGVTEPQTTFSACFGAAFLPLHPTKYAEMLGKKMEQNNVNVWLVNTGWTGGPYGVGHRMKLPYTRAMITAALNGELNNVEFTKHPIFGVEMPNSCPNVPAEILNPRNTWENKEDYDAKATDLASKFVKNFQKYADYANDKILAGAPQVEVTI from the coding sequence ATGAAAGAATCTGGAGATAAATCTAATGCAGTGGGGCTTGAGAGCATCGGCATTAAAGAGGCGAAAGAGGTGCTGTGGAACCTGAGCCCTGCCGAGCTGGTGGAGGAAGCTATTAAGAACAAAGAGGGCGTGCTAACCAGTACCGGCGCATTGATGTGCGACACGGGCAAGTTCACGGGCCGCTCTCCTAAAGACCGTTTTATAGTAAAAGATGCCAAAACAGAGGATTCTGTTTGGTGGGGTGACATAAACATTGCCTTTGACCCGGAGAAGTTTGACAAGCTGCACGACAAAATGGTGGACTTCCTGAAGGATAAGAAGCTCTATGTGCGTGATGCTTATGCCGGCGCTCACCCGGAGTACCGCCTGAACCTGCGCATTGTGAACACACAGGCCTGGCAGAACCTATTCTGCAACAACATGTTCCTGCGTTTATCTCAAGAAGAGCTTAAAGACCACAACCCGGAGTTCACCATTATCTGCGCTCCCGAGTTTGAGGCAGACCCGGCCGTTGATGGCACGCGCCAGTCCAACTTCGCGATCATCAACTTCACCAAAAACATGATCCTGATCGGTGGCACCGGCTACGCGGGTGAAATGAAGAAGGGTATCTTTGGCGTGCTGAACTACATTCTTCCGCACGAAAAGAATACCTTATCTATGCACTGCTCTGCCAACGTGGGCAAAGACGGCGACACGGCTATATTCTTCGGCCTGTCAGGCACCGGCAAAACAACCCTTTCTGCCGACCCGAACCGCGGCCTGATCGGCGACGATGAGCACGGCTGGACAGAGGACAGCGTTTTCAACTTTGAAGGCGGCTGCTACGCCAAGGTAATCGACCTGACCCGCGAGAAGGAGCCACAAATCTGGGATGCGATCCGGTTTGGCTCTATCGTTGAGAACACCCGCTTTAAAGAAGGGTCGCGCGAGGTGGATTACTCCAATAACTCTGTAACGGAGAACACCCGTACCGCCTACCCTATCAACCACATCGATAACGCGGTGGAGCCCTCCAGAGCAGACATTCCGCAGAACATCTTCTTCCTGACGGCCGATGCCTTCGGTGTGCTGCCTCCTATCTCCAGGCTGAACACCAGCCAGGCCATGTACCACTTTATTTCTGGCTACACGGCCAAGGTGGCAGGCACAGAGGTGGGCGTAACAGAGCCACAGACAACGTTCTCGGCTTGTTTCGGAGCTGCTTTCCTCCCGCTGCACCCAACCAAGTATGCGGAGATGCTGGGCAAGAAAATGGAGCAGAACAACGTGAACGTTTGGCTGGTGAACACTGGCTGGACAGGCGGCCCTTACGGCGTAGGCCACCGCATGAAGCTGCCGTATACCCGCGCCATGATTACAGCGGCCCTGAACGGGGAACTTAACAACGTGGAGTTTACCAAGCACCCGATATTCGGTGTGGAAATGCCAAACTCCTGCCCTAACGTGCCTGCTGAGATACTGAACCCGCGCAATACCTGGGAGAACAAGGAAGACTACGATGCCAAGGCTACTGACCTGGCTAGCAAGTTTGTAAAGAACTTCCAAAAGTACGCGGACTACGCAAACGATAAAATCCTGGCTGGCGCCCCTCAGGTAGAGGTGACCATCTAG
- a CDS encoding DUF4159 domain-containing protein — protein MKRLFLSFLILSMAASAAVAQNYSFKIAKLKYSGGGDWYANKTSLPNLISFCNRNLNMNIAADEAVVEAGSPELFSYPFVHMTGHGNVVFSDAEAQNLRNYLLSGGFLHIDDNYGLDKFIRKEMKKVFPEHEFVELPFDHPIYRQKYNFAHGLPKVHEHDNKPPQGFGIIHEGRLVCFYTYETDLGNGWEDQEIYNDPEPIRQQALRMGANILTFALTQE, from the coding sequence ATGAAACGCCTTTTCCTGTCCTTCCTGATACTATCCATGGCTGCAAGCGCCGCAGTGGCGCAAAACTATAGCTTTAAGATCGCCAAGTTAAAGTATAGCGGCGGCGGAGACTGGTACGCCAACAAGACATCGTTGCCTAACCTCATCAGTTTCTGCAACCGAAACCTGAACATGAATATCGCCGCAGACGAGGCAGTGGTGGAGGCCGGAAGCCCGGAACTGTTCAGCTATCCTTTTGTGCACATGACGGGGCACGGCAACGTGGTGTTTTCGGATGCCGAGGCACAGAATCTTCGCAACTACCTGCTCAGCGGCGGTTTCCTGCACATCGACGACAACTATGGCCTGGATAAATTTATCCGGAAGGAGATGAAAAAGGTGTTTCCGGAGCATGAGTTTGTAGAACTGCCCTTCGACCACCCTATTTACAGGCAGAAGTACAACTTCGCGCATGGCCTGCCCAAAGTGCACGAGCACGACAACAAACCGCCTCAGGGCTTCGGCATTATACACGAAGGGCGGCTGGTGTGCTTTTATACCTACGAAACAGACTTGGGCAACGGCTGGGAAGACCAGGAAATTTACAACGACCCGGAGCCAATCCGGCAGCAGGCCCTGCGCATGGGCGCTAACATCCTCACGTTCGCCCTCACGCAGGAGTAG
- a CDS encoding sigma-54 interaction domain-containing protein, with translation MRNIDIQSIKQRFGIIGNSPLLNYAIQVAAQVAPTDMTVLITGESGSGKESFSKIIHQLSPRKHGQFIAINCGAIPEGTIDSELFGHEKGSFTGAQDARKGYFEVTDGGTIFLDEIGEMPLGTQARLLRVLENGEFIKVGSSKVQKKDVRVVAATNVNLMKAVEKGSFREDLYYRLNTVPISVPPLRERGNDIYLLFRKFASDFSDKYKVQPISLTPDAVQELQAYRWPGNIRQLKNIVEQISVLEYDREVDAETLRRYLPRDQGSQLPALLAKENSAEGQISERDLLYKVLFDMRRDMSELKKLVFDMLAHQPNDEELLREHSHLFENMEQPSYNGRNYPQEPLQHEPYYLPVKHSQPQDYEEDKVEDIPHETEEESLSLEDKEKELILKALKKHNNKRKYAAQDLGISERTLYRKLKQYDIED, from the coding sequence ATGCGCAATATCGATATACAAAGTATAAAACAGCGCTTCGGCATTATCGGAAACTCCCCCCTGCTGAACTATGCCATACAGGTGGCGGCACAGGTGGCCCCCACCGACATGACGGTGCTCATCACCGGCGAGAGCGGCAGCGGCAAGGAGTCTTTCTCCAAGATCATCCACCAGCTCAGCCCGCGCAAGCATGGCCAGTTTATTGCCATCAACTGCGGCGCCATACCGGAGGGAACCATCGACTCAGAGCTGTTCGGCCACGAAAAAGGCTCCTTTACCGGGGCGCAGGACGCGCGCAAAGGCTATTTCGAGGTAACAGACGGCGGCACCATTTTCCTGGACGAGATCGGTGAAATGCCCCTCGGAACGCAGGCCCGCCTGCTGCGCGTACTTGAGAATGGCGAGTTCATTAAAGTAGGCTCTTCCAAAGTGCAGAAAAAGGATGTGCGGGTGGTGGCGGCCACCAACGTGAACCTGATGAAGGCTGTGGAGAAAGGCAGCTTCCGGGAAGACCTGTACTACCGCCTGAACACGGTGCCCATTTCGGTGCCTCCGCTGCGCGAGCGCGGCAACGACATTTACCTGCTGTTCCGCAAGTTCGCCTCCGACTTTTCGGACAAGTATAAAGTGCAGCCGATCTCCCTGACTCCGGATGCCGTGCAGGAACTGCAGGCGTACCGCTGGCCGGGTAACATCCGCCAGCTAAAAAATATCGTGGAGCAGATCTCAGTGCTGGAGTACGACCGTGAGGTGGACGCAGAGACGCTGCGCCGCTACCTGCCGCGCGACCAGGGCTCCCAACTGCCAGCCCTCCTGGCCAAGGAGAACTCCGCAGAGGGGCAGATCTCCGAACGCGACCTGCTCTACAAGGTGCTCTTTGACATGCGCCGCGATATGTCGGAACTCAAGAAGCTGGTGTTCGACATGCTGGCCCACCAGCCGAACGACGAGGAGTTGCTGCGGGAGCACAGCCACCTGTTCGAGAACATGGAGCAGCCCTCCTACAACGGGCGCAACTACCCGCAGGAGCCGCTACAGCACGAGCCATACTACCTGCCGGTAAAGCACAGCCAGCCGCAGGACTATGAGGAAGACAAAGTAGAGGACATTCCGCACGAAACAGAGGAAGAAAGCCTATCTTTAGAGGACAAAGAAAAGGAGCTCATCCTGAAGGCGCTGAAGAAGCACAACAACAAACGCAAGTATGCCGCACAGGACCTGGGCATTTCGGAGCGCACCCTGTACCGCAAATTAAAGCAGTATGACATTGAAGACTAA
- the groL gene encoding chaperonin GroEL (60 kDa chaperone family; promotes refolding of misfolded polypeptides especially under stressful conditions; forms two stacked rings of heptamers to form a barrel-shaped 14mer; ends can be capped by GroES; misfolded proteins enter the barrel where they are refolded when GroES binds) yields MAKNITFDTDARTKIKSGVDKLANAVKVTLGPKGRNVIIDKKFGAPTITKDGVSVAKEIELNDPIENMGAQLVKEVASKTADQAGDGTTTATVLAQAIYTAGIKNVAAGANPMDLKRGIDKAVEAVVANLKSQSKTIDNSSEIAQVGTISANNDPEIGKMIADAMDKVGKDGVITVEEAKGTETEVKTVEGMQFDRGYLSPYFVTNAEKMEADFDNPYILIYDKKVSTMKELLPVLEQVVQTGKGLVIVAEDVDGEALATLVVNKLRGSLKIAAVKAPGFGDRRKAMLEDIAILTGGTVISEERGYKLENATLDYLGQAEKVIIDKDNTTIVNGAGTKDDIVARVNQIKAQMETTTSDYDKEKLQERLAKISGGVAILYIGASTEVEMKEKKDRVDDALHATRAAVEEGIVAGGGVALIRAIDALENLDVANEDQKTGIQIIRTAIESPLRTIVANAGGEGSVVVQAVREGKTDYGYNARDNKYENMFAAGIIDPTKVTRLALENAASIAGLLLTTECVVSEDPEEEKGAPAMPGGMGGMGGMM; encoded by the coding sequence ATGGCTAAGAACATCACATTTGATACAGACGCACGCACCAAAATTAAAAGCGGCGTTGATAAACTGGCAAATGCCGTTAAAGTAACGTTGGGCCCTAAAGGCCGCAACGTGATCATCGACAAAAAATTCGGTGCCCCTACCATCACGAAAGACGGTGTTTCTGTAGCGAAAGAAATCGAGCTGAACGACCCGATCGAGAACATGGGTGCGCAGCTGGTAAAAGAGGTTGCCTCTAAAACCGCTGACCAAGCTGGTGACGGCACGACTACGGCTACTGTGCTGGCTCAGGCCATCTACACTGCCGGTATCAAGAACGTTGCAGCCGGTGCTAACCCAATGGACCTGAAGCGCGGTATCGACAAGGCTGTTGAGGCTGTTGTTGCCAACCTGAAGTCTCAGTCTAAAACAATCGATAACTCTTCAGAAATCGCCCAGGTAGGTACTATCTCTGCGAACAACGACCCAGAAATCGGCAAAATGATCGCTGATGCCATGGATAAAGTTGGCAAAGACGGCGTTATCACTGTAGAGGAAGCAAAAGGCACTGAAACTGAGGTGAAGACTGTAGAAGGTATGCAGTTTGACCGCGGTTACCTTTCTCCATACTTCGTAACAAACGCGGAGAAAATGGAGGCTGACTTCGACAACCCGTACATCCTGATCTACGACAAGAAAGTATCTACCATGAAAGAGCTGCTTCCAGTATTGGAGCAAGTGGTTCAGACAGGTAAAGGCCTTGTTATCGTGGCTGAAGATGTGGACGGCGAAGCGCTTGCTACCCTGGTAGTAAACAAACTGCGTGGCTCCCTGAAAATCGCCGCTGTGAAAGCGCCGGGCTTCGGCGACAGAAGAAAAGCTATGCTGGAGGATATCGCTATCCTGACTGGCGGTACTGTAATCTCGGAAGAGCGCGGCTATAAGCTGGAGAACGCGACGCTGGATTACCTTGGCCAGGCTGAGAAAGTGATCATCGACAAAGACAACACCACTATCGTGAACGGTGCCGGCACGAAAGACGATATCGTGGCGCGCGTGAACCAGATCAAAGCGCAGATGGAGACAACTACATCTGACTACGATAAAGAGAAACTACAGGAGCGTCTGGCTAAGATCTCCGGCGGTGTGGCTATCCTTTACATCGGTGCTTCTACAGAAGTAGAGATGAAAGAGAAGAAAGACCGTGTGGATGATGCCCTGCACGCGACACGCGCTGCCGTTGAAGAAGGCATCGTAGCGGGTGGCGGTGTTGCCCTGATCCGTGCCATCGACGCTCTGGAGAACCTGGATGTGGCGAACGAAGACCAGAAGACAGGTATCCAGATCATCAGAACCGCTATTGAGTCTCCGCTGAGAACAATCGTGGCGAACGCTGGTGGCGAAGGCTCTGTAGTGGTACAGGCTGTTCGCGAAGGCAAGACGGACTACGGCTACAACGCTCGCGACAACAAGTACGAGAACATGTTTGCGGCCGGTATCATCGACCCAACCAAAGTTACGCGTCTGGCGCTTGAGAACGCGGCTTCTATCGCAGGTCTGCTCCTGACTACTGAGTGTGTGGTTTCAGAGGACCCAGAGGAAGAGAAAGGCGCTCCAGCTATGCCAGGCGGCATGGGTGGCATGGGTGGCATGATGTAA
- a CDS encoding 16S rRNA (uracil(1498)-N(3))-methyltransferase, with protein MHLFYTPDINAEIYTLSEEESKHCTRVLRLSHGDTVYLIDGVGGLYTAIIQDAHQKRCQLQVVDKQIEYGKLPYVSHIAVAPTKNMDRMEWFVEKAVEIGVSEITFLLCEHSERRNLRLDRLEKIAVSAMKQSQKGYLPLLNDMTPFHRFVQKAVPENTFIAHLEDDATKGIKDHYKYGQPHCIMIGPEGDFSLQEIAAAYKAGIQPVTLGQSRLRTETAALVACHSLHVLNDLFAPL; from the coding sequence GTGCACCTATTTTACACCCCGGACATAAACGCAGAAATCTATACTTTAAGCGAAGAGGAGTCGAAACACTGTACACGCGTGCTGCGCCTTAGCCACGGCGATACCGTATACCTGATAGACGGCGTTGGCGGCCTGTACACGGCCATTATCCAGGATGCGCACCAAAAGCGCTGCCAGCTGCAGGTGGTGGACAAGCAGATAGAGTACGGCAAGCTGCCCTATGTGTCGCATATAGCGGTGGCCCCAACCAAGAACATGGACCGCATGGAGTGGTTTGTAGAGAAGGCGGTGGAGATTGGCGTCAGCGAGATTACGTTCCTGCTCTGCGAGCATTCCGAGCGCCGCAACCTGCGCCTCGACCGCCTGGAGAAAATCGCTGTGAGCGCCATGAAGCAGTCGCAGAAAGGCTACCTGCCGCTGCTAAACGACATGACGCCCTTCCATCGCTTTGTACAGAAAGCGGTTCCGGAAAACACCTTTATTGCTCATTTAGAAGACGATGCCACCAAAGGCATAAAGGACCACTACAAGTATGGGCAGCCGCACTGCATTATGATTGGCCCTGAGGGAGACTTTTCGCTTCAGGAGATAGCAGCCGCCTACAAAGCAGGCATCCAGCCTGTCACGCTTGGGCAAAGCAGGCTGCGCACCGAAACTGCCGCACTGGTGGCCTGCCACAGCCTGCACGTACTGAACGACCTCTTTGCGCCGTTATAA
- a CDS encoding peptide MFS transporter: protein MSTSQNISGERAPSFVETQGTLFGHPKGLMVLFFTEMWERFSYYGMRGILVLFLVSNTKGGYGWTSEEALELYGIYTMLVYLMSIPGGILADKVFGQKKAVIIGGFTLVAGHLLMAYPPQWAFYTALCLIVAGTGLLKPNISTMVGGLYKEGDSRRDSGFTIFYMGINMGALLASLIVGYVGENYGWHLGFSLAGFGMVLGQVVFIWGRKFLRGVGDLTKEEKREDKIFTKDEPSTTTHGGFLGFSRNEWDRIIAILISFIIVLVFWASFEQAGGLMNLYALQYTDRFVLGWEVPTAWLQGLNSFFIITMGGVVAALWIALAKRGKNPPSIFKMGLGTAVLGIGFIFMVFASLQRNSSADGLSSLHWLVFAYLFHTLGELALSPVSLSFITKVAPKRIVASMMGIYFAVTGFGNYLASLIGIWAVRFGELEIFAYIAGFTIVLGIILMVLTKRINKLTHGMEDQKQDAKEAQTGQLLEAEVS from the coding sequence ATGTCAACATCTCAGAATATTTCTGGAGAGAGAGCGCCTAGTTTTGTTGAAACGCAAGGTACTTTGTTCGGGCACCCTAAGGGGTTAATGGTTTTGTTCTTCACCGAAATGTGGGAGCGCTTCAGTTACTACGGTATGCGTGGTATCCTGGTGCTGTTCCTGGTGTCTAACACAAAGGGCGGCTACGGCTGGACCAGTGAGGAAGCCCTGGAGTTGTACGGTATCTACACCATGCTGGTGTACCTCATGTCTATCCCGGGAGGTATCCTGGCAGACAAAGTATTTGGGCAGAAGAAAGCCGTAATCATCGGCGGCTTTACGCTGGTGGCCGGCCACCTGCTGATGGCTTACCCGCCACAGTGGGCCTTTTACACCGCCCTTTGCCTTATTGTGGCTGGTACGGGCCTGTTAAAGCCAAACATCTCGACCATGGTGGGCGGCCTGTACAAGGAGGGCGATAGCCGCCGTGACTCTGGCTTCACGATCTTCTACATGGGTATCAACATGGGAGCCTTGCTGGCGTCCCTGATTGTTGGTTACGTAGGCGAGAACTATGGCTGGCACCTGGGCTTCAGCTTAGCCGGTTTCGGTATGGTGCTGGGGCAGGTAGTGTTTATCTGGGGCCGCAAGTTCCTGCGCGGCGTGGGTGACCTCACCAAAGAAGAGAAGAGAGAAGATAAAATCTTTACAAAGGATGAGCCAAGCACGACGACGCACGGTGGGTTTCTGGGTTTCAGCAGAAACGAGTGGGACCGTATCATCGCCATCCTGATATCCTTTATCATTGTACTTGTGTTCTGGGCATCGTTTGAGCAGGCCGGTGGCCTGATGAACCTGTACGCCCTCCAGTACACCGACCGCTTTGTGTTAGGCTGGGAGGTTCCAACGGCTTGGTTGCAGGGCTTAAACTCATTCTTTATCATCACGATGGGTGGTGTTGTGGCTGCCCTTTGGATAGCACTTGCCAAGCGTGGTAAAAACCCGCCTTCCATCTTTAAGATGGGCCTGGGTACGGCAGTGTTGGGCATCGGCTTTATCTTTATGGTGTTTGCCTCTCTGCAGCGCAACTCCTCTGCCGACGGGCTGTCTTCACTGCACTGGCTGGTGTTTGCCTACCTGTTCCATACCTTAGGTGAGCTGGCCTTGTCGCCGGTGTCTCTTTCCTTTATCACGAAAGTAGCCCCTAAGCGCATCGTTGCCTCCATGATGGGCATTTACTTTGCCGTAACGGGTTTCGGTAACTACCTGGCTTCTTTGATTGGTATCTGGGCGGTCCGTTTCGGTGAACTGGAAATCTTCGCCTACATTGCCGGCTTTACCATTGTGCTGGGTATTATCCTGATGGTGCTGACGAAGCGTATCAACAAACTGACCCACGGAATGGAGGATCAGAAACAGGATGCGAAAGAAGCTCAGACTGGCCAATTACTCGAAGCCGAGGTGAGTTAG
- the secG gene encoding preprotein translocase subunit SecG: protein MYIALISIIIFVCVLLVLVVLAQNPKGGGLSSQFGGSTSQLMGVKRTGDLLEKLTWGFAIGLVVLTLATHMIGANGETTVRSVNEERARQSQLPAAPAGALPGVVDSTAAIPDAGDIPAMVDTATAE, encoded by the coding sequence ATGTATATCGCCCTTATTAGTATCATTATTTTTGTCTGCGTGCTGCTTGTATTGGTTGTACTTGCTCAGAACCCTAAGGGAGGCGGCCTGTCAAGCCAGTTTGGCGGTAGCACGAGCCAGCTAATGGGCGTTAAACGCACCGGCGACCTGTTAGAGAAACTAACATGGGGGTTTGCCATCGGCCTTGTAGTGCTCACACTCGCTACGCACATGATCGGCGCCAACGGTGAAACAACAGTTAGAAGCGTAAACGAAGAGCGCGCGCGCCAGTCTCAGCTTCCTGCGGCTCCTGCCGGGGCGCTTCCTGGCGTGGTTGACAGCACAGCTGCTATTCCGGATGCAGGTGACATCCCTGCAATGGTTGACACTGCGACGGCAGAATAA
- the lptE gene encoding LPS assembly lipoprotein LptE has translation MTLKTNTRLLGYTLLLLLFMCGGCGIYSFTGTTISPDIKTISIQNLENSTGEGPSNLTQVVTNNFKEYYRRNTNLAIVQSQGDLQLEGQIVSFTYTPAAIQREGQQDIASLNRLTLGVQIRFTNVKQPEKDFDRTFSISQDFPQNIDVTQLSTAQIEQLSEQLVVDVFNKTVADW, from the coding sequence ATGACATTGAAGACTAACACCCGCCTACTTGGCTACACGCTACTGCTGCTGCTCTTTATGTGCGGTGGCTGCGGCATTTACTCCTTTACCGGCACCACCATCTCACCGGATATCAAAACGATTTCCATCCAGAACCTGGAGAACAGCACAGGCGAGGGCCCCTCTAACCTGACGCAGGTAGTGACCAATAACTTTAAGGAATACTACCGCCGCAACACAAACCTAGCCATCGTACAGAGCCAGGGAGATTTGCAATTGGAGGGCCAGATTGTTAGCTTTACCTATACGCCAGCGGCTATCCAGCGCGAAGGGCAGCAGGACATCGCCTCCCTTAACCGCCTGACGCTTGGGGTGCAGATTCGTTTTACCAATGTGAAGCAGCCGGAGAAGGATTTTGACAGAACGTTCTCCATTTCGCAGGACTTTCCGCAGAACATTGACGTAACGCAACTCTCCACCGCACAGATAGAGCAGCTCTCAGAGCAGCTGGTGGTGGATGTGTTTAACAAAACGGTAGCCGATTGGTAA
- a CDS encoding ArnT family glycosyltransferase, whose product MKLQSAANTTRVTRIVLVFVLLFAVLFFFTAHEGLYYSDDVQYSAFAGRLLNGSFDITQDGHTFIHRPTVYVPTAIAYAIFGVNYITYSLWTLLCTLGCIVLTYKAAHQKGLNPAFAAVFLGLTFYFLYFINFLYPDNMVAFFTLVAATVYYRLYRGDNRRVLFKALVFTSSLFIAGLAKETAVVVLPFFALCAARDVIGRKENTKFWAYAALFGLLLLSVYFGWYYLETGDAFYRVSEMETANLSYDNYVTNPSRSYAKRLLWGPVEALLGTGAFMLVVFLIGGGSGLTEAEKRKKLYWSLLFIVSYLTLCFSSTSLQVYNPIKLDARMYNLVIPPLAIAASFGLQKKVQEIRYTLFYTFAFAAIALYLRNSVGAVHGLLALYFAAHTAWLYFRKHSRLPVAYTALAAITFCLLIRPVYFMLKEKTLHYPEHLALFDKLQQLTAQRTKVQVILPHYLYKSTGYFTDYKKVNKLQFYDYSNSIPPGRRGQQLLLLNRSLGTNPSFTEDGPYEQLLEHIAQKPPLWKQGPLELYEL is encoded by the coding sequence ATGAAACTCCAATCAGCGGCAAACACAACGAGGGTAACCCGTATCGTGCTGGTGTTCGTGCTGCTTTTTGCTGTCCTTTTCTTTTTTACGGCACATGAAGGGCTTTATTACTCAGACGACGTTCAGTACAGTGCGTTTGCGGGGAGGTTGCTAAACGGCTCTTTTGATATCACACAGGACGGGCACACCTTCATCCACCGCCCAACCGTTTACGTTCCGACTGCCATCGCCTACGCTATTTTTGGCGTAAATTATATAACGTATTCGCTCTGGACCTTGCTGTGCACCTTGGGGTGCATCGTGCTAACCTACAAGGCAGCACATCAGAAAGGGCTGAACCCAGCCTTTGCAGCTGTTTTCCTGGGCTTAACATTCTATTTCCTGTACTTCATCAACTTCCTGTACCCGGACAACATGGTGGCTTTCTTCACGCTGGTTGCGGCCACTGTTTACTACAGGCTTTACCGCGGCGACAACAGGAGAGTACTGTTTAAGGCGCTTGTCTTTACCTCCAGCCTCTTTATTGCGGGCCTTGCCAAGGAAACGGCTGTGGTTGTGCTGCCGTTCTTTGCTCTTTGCGCAGCCAGAGATGTTATTGGCAGAAAGGAAAATACAAAGTTCTGGGCATATGCTGCTTTGTTTGGCCTGCTCCTGCTGTCGGTTTACTTTGGCTGGTATTACCTGGAAACCGGAGATGCTTTCTACAGGGTTTCGGAAATGGAAACAGCCAACCTGAGCTACGACAACTATGTAACCAATCCTTCCAGAAGCTATGCTAAACGTTTGCTCTGGGGGCCGGTGGAGGCGCTCCTGGGGACAGGCGCTTTCATGTTAGTGGTGTTCCTGATCGGGGGCGGCAGCGGGCTAACAGAGGCCGAGAAAAGGAAAAAGCTGTACTGGTCGCTTCTTTTTATAGTCTCCTACCTCACCCTCTGCTTCTCTTCTACGTCGCTGCAAGTATACAACCCCATAAAGCTGGATGCCAGAATGTACAACCTGGTCATTCCTCCTTTGGCCATTGCTGCCAGTTTCGGCTTACAGAAGAAAGTACAGGAGATCAGGTACACCCTCTTTTATACTTTTGCCTTTGCCGCCATAGCCCTGTACCTCAGAAACAGTGTAGGGGCTGTGCACGGGCTGCTGGCGCTCTATTTTGCAGCACACACCGCCTGGCTGTACTTCCGGAAACACTCCAGGCTGCCTGTGGCCTATACAGCGTTGGCAGCCATAACTTTTTGCCTGCTCATACGCCCGGTATACTTCATGCTGAAAGAAAAGACACTCCACTACCCGGAGCACCTGGCGCTCTTCGACAAGCTGCAGCAGCTAACTGCGCAGCGAACTAAGGTGCAGGTTATACTTCCGCACTACCTTTACAAAAGCACCGGATACTTCACTGACTACAAAAAAGTTAACAAGCTACAGTTCTATGACTACAGCAACTCCATACCGCCTGGCCGGCGGGGGCAGCAGCTGTTGCTCCTAAACCGCAGCCTGGGCACCAACCCTTCATTCACAGAAGACGGGCCGTATGAGCAGCTGCTAGAGCACATCG
- the groES gene encoding co-chaperone GroES, translated as MSINIKPLADRVIIAPAAAEEKTKSGIIIPDTAKEKPQRGEVVAVGEGKVSEQGALMKPQVNVGDAVLYGKYAGTEISVDGNDYLIMRESDILAIL; from the coding sequence ATGTCTATCAACATTAAACCATTAGCAGACAGAGTAATTATAGCTCCTGCTGCAGCAGAAGAAAAGACCAAGTCTGGTATTATCATCCCTGACACTGCTAAAGAAAAACCTCAGCGTGGTGAGGTTGTAGCCGTTGGCGAAGGCAAAGTATCTGAGCAAGGCGCCCTGATGAAGCCGCAAGTAAACGTTGGCGACGCTGTGTTGTATGGCAAGTATGCAGGTACTGAGATCTCTGTGGACGGTAACGACTACCTGATCATGCGCGAGTCTGACATCCTGGCTATCCTTTAA